A stretch of the Bacillus licheniformis DSM 13 = ATCC 14580 genome encodes the following:
- a CDS encoding poly-gamma-glutamate hydrolase family protein — protein sequence MQEEWNPLMKNRCIIWLVTGICLTVIFQFPLKSVASSADKYANFAELAEHETEGEDYQIEYTDMGTELLILSPHGGGIEGGVSELVRAFSADYSTYLFEGIKPSQNWDLHITSNHFDEPQALKAVKEHSYVLAFHGYHDIVEHTLVGGTDTGGAKAIVRALLNKGFSAELVSPSHRLAGGNPENINNQCKTGQSIQLEISTPQREAFFSEFGLWTRASSKNETFQAYVSAVKEVLETRYK from the coding sequence GTGCAGGAAGAATGGAACCCATTGATGAAAAATCGTTGCATCATCTGGTTAGTCACGGGGATTTGCTTAACGGTCATCTTTCAATTTCCGCTGAAAAGCGTCGCTTCATCCGCAGACAAATACGCCAATTTTGCCGAGCTTGCCGAACATGAAACAGAAGGAGAAGATTACCAAATCGAATACACAGACATGGGCACCGAACTGTTGATTCTTTCACCGCACGGCGGAGGAATCGAAGGAGGTGTCAGTGAACTTGTCCGCGCCTTCAGCGCCGATTATTCCACTTATTTATTTGAGGGAATCAAACCCTCGCAAAACTGGGATCTCCACATCACAAGCAATCATTTTGATGAACCTCAGGCCCTCAAAGCGGTCAAAGAGCACAGCTATGTGCTGGCTTTTCATGGATATCATGACATCGTTGAACATACGCTTGTGGGGGGAACGGATACAGGAGGGGCGAAAGCGATTGTCAGAGCGCTGCTGAACAAAGGTTTTTCGGCGGAGCTGGTCAGCCCGAGCCACCGGCTTGCAGGAGGAAATCCTGAAAATATCAATAATCAATGCAAAACAGGTCAAAGCATTCAATTGGAAATCAGCACGCCTCAACGAGAGGCTTTTTTTTCGGAGTTCGGCCTGTGGACGCGGGCAAGTTCTAAAAATGAGACGTTTCAAGCGTATGTCTCAGCTGTTAAAGAAGTTCTGGAAACGAGGTATAAATAA
- the coaA gene encoding type I pantothenate kinase, whose protein sequence is MANQDLNLHTLYTSHTRDAWANLGGHMSVKMTEEEVKKLEGLNDYLSLEEVETVYVPLARLLYLHRATQYERNTRVNGFLNHPHAAKIPFIIGIAGSVAVGKSTTARIIQTVLSRLQERLKVSLITTDGFLYPNAVLTEKQMMSRKGFPESYDVKALLEFLNDLKSGKEIVHAPVYSHLTYDRLEGVYETVEQADIVIIEGVNVLQTPTIEDDRTKPRVFVSDFFDFSIYVDAEEDLIIKWYLERFRMLRETAFQDPSSYFHKFKDLADEEADHMAKSIWETVNRPNLYENILPTKFRSDLILRKGEGHKVEEILVRRV, encoded by the coding sequence GTGGCGAATCAGGATTTGAATTTGCACACGTTATATACGAGTCATACCCGTGATGCCTGGGCAAATCTCGGCGGGCATATGTCGGTAAAGATGACCGAAGAGGAAGTAAAGAAGCTTGAAGGTTTAAATGACTATCTGTCTTTGGAAGAAGTCGAAACCGTTTATGTTCCGCTGGCGAGGCTGCTTTATTTACACCGGGCAACTCAATATGAACGGAACACCCGGGTAAACGGTTTTTTGAATCATCCTCACGCGGCCAAGATTCCGTTTATCATCGGGATTGCCGGAAGCGTCGCGGTTGGAAAAAGCACGACGGCCCGCATCATTCAGACTGTGCTCTCCCGTTTGCAGGAACGGCTGAAAGTCAGTCTGATCACAACCGACGGTTTTCTTTATCCTAATGCGGTTCTGACAGAAAAGCAGATGATGTCGAGGAAAGGGTTTCCCGAAAGCTATGATGTCAAAGCGCTGCTTGAGTTTTTGAACGATTTAAAATCAGGAAAGGAAATTGTCCACGCACCCGTTTATTCCCATCTAACGTATGACAGATTGGAAGGGGTTTATGAAACGGTAGAACAAGCGGATATCGTGATCATCGAAGGCGTTAATGTGCTGCAGACACCGACGATCGAAGACGACCGTACAAAACCGCGGGTTTTCGTTTCCGATTTTTTTGACTTCTCGATTTATGTGGATGCCGAAGAAGACCTCATTATCAAATGGTATCTTGAACGCTTTCGCATGCTCAGGGAGACGGCTTTTCAAGATCCGAGTTCTTATTTCCATAAATTCAAAGACCTCGCGGACGAAGAAGCGGACCATATGGCAAAGTCAATATGGGAGACCGTCAACCGTCCGAATTTGTATGAGAACATTCTGCCTACAAAATTCCGGTCTGATTTAATCTTGAGAAAAGGCGAAGGCCACAAGGTGGAAGAGATTTTGGTCAGACGGGTATAG
- a CDS encoding ATP-binding cassette domain-containing protein: MIKIDDLTKSYGSKSVFNRLNMNIEKNKVTFLMGENGAGKTTLLKCLLKLEPFEGGILYDGEPLEAVRSKVHVIYDDSPFYDHLSGYQNIKLLINKPAGKEELEQLSQKFLGRELLKKKVKTYSYGQKKKLALMIAALNKPSFLFLDEISNGLDYRSMMELQELINDWSSRMTIVAAGHQFEFYSSIVDQLYVLKDGSAIHIDNFKTNGAELGDVYKEYL, translated from the coding sequence TTGATCAAAATCGATGACCTGACGAAATCTTATGGAAGCAAATCGGTATTCAACCGTCTCAACATGAATATTGAAAAAAACAAAGTCACCTTTCTGATGGGAGAAAACGGCGCCGGAAAAACGACGCTCTTGAAATGCCTGCTCAAGCTTGAACCTTTCGAAGGCGGCATACTGTACGACGGCGAGCCGCTTGAAGCAGTCAGGAGCAAAGTCCACGTCATCTATGACGATTCCCCGTTTTACGATCATCTGAGCGGCTATCAAAATATCAAACTACTGATCAATAAACCTGCCGGCAAAGAAGAGCTTGAACAATTGTCGCAAAAGTTTCTCGGCAGGGAGCTGCTGAAAAAAAAGGTCAAGACCTATTCATACGGACAAAAGAAAAAGCTGGCCTTAATGATCGCTGCATTAAACAAACCGTCATTCTTGTTTTTGGATGAGATATCAAACGGGCTTGACTACCGGTCCATGATGGAGCTTCAGGAGCTCATCAATGACTGGTCAAGCAGGATGACGATTGTTGCCGCCGGCCATCAGTTTGAGTTTTATTCTTCAATCGTCGATCAATTATACGTGTTGAAAGACGGTTCAGCTATCCACATAGACAATTTTAAAACGAATGGAGCAGAATTGGGCGATGTCTATAAAGAATATTTATAA
- the proC gene encoding pyrroline-5-carboxylate reductase, producing the protein MKRIGFIGAGSMAEAMIKGLVKSGAMEPEAIFVTNQSNTARLRELSETYGVCGEADTAKVAARSDTLVLAMKPKDAAGGIAALRPYLRKEQLLISVLAGIPIHTIQHYAGLELPVVRAMPNTSAAIQKSATAFAASPLVTKEQMQEAADLFATVGSVTIVEESALDAVTAVAGSGPAFVYRFVEALQASAAELGLPEKTAKQLIIDMMAGAAQMLETGRDPSVMRKEITSAGGTTEAGLRMLDDHQFEQTVISCVKEAANRSAELRDMFAAKI; encoded by the coding sequence ATGAAACGAATAGGATTTATCGGAGCCGGTTCGATGGCTGAAGCGATGATTAAGGGGCTTGTCAAAAGCGGTGCAATGGAACCTGAGGCGATATTCGTTACGAATCAGTCGAATACGGCCAGGCTTCGTGAATTAAGCGAGACTTACGGGGTATGCGGAGAAGCAGATACGGCAAAAGTCGCCGCCCGGTCGGATACACTCGTTTTGGCGATGAAGCCGAAAGACGCGGCAGGAGGAATAGCCGCACTCCGCCCCTATTTGCGAAAAGAACAGCTGCTGATCTCTGTTCTTGCAGGCATTCCGATTCATACGATCCAGCACTATGCCGGGCTTGAGCTGCCTGTTGTGAGAGCCATGCCGAATACATCGGCCGCCATTCAAAAATCAGCCACAGCCTTTGCGGCAAGCCCGCTTGTCACGAAAGAGCAGATGCAGGAAGCGGCTGACCTCTTTGCGACGGTCGGCAGCGTTACAATCGTTGAGGAATCTGCCCTTGATGCTGTGACAGCCGTAGCCGGAAGCGGGCCCGCTTTTGTTTATCGGTTTGTCGAAGCCCTGCAGGCGTCGGCTGCCGAGCTGGGGCTTCCTGAAAAAACGGCGAAACAGCTGATTATCGATATGATGGCAGGAGCGGCTCAAATGCTTGAAACCGGCAGAGATCCTTCTGTCATGAGGAAAGAGATCACAAGCGCCGGAGGGACAACGGAAGCAGGCCTTAGGATGCTTGACGACCATCAATTTGAACAGACCGTCATATCCTGCGTCAAAGAAGCGGCGAATCGTTCTGCGGAACTCAGGGATATGTTTGCCGCCAAAATTTAA
- a CDS encoding DUF3189 family protein — protein sequence MIYIYNCYGGTHSSALAAAYHLKKLPFSRKPTRNEILSTDCFNQLSPKEMGKLIFHGLDEEGNQVYTIGRGSSKAVIPAMRGVLELFEKNGKLQEKVIFSNTSPTVPIAMTFGGLFSRRLKIDPIGVPLLVLGAQQAYQDIIKLVQQTKNHAKTTSSMIEVLDNGFKG from the coding sequence TTGATCTATATATACAATTGTTACGGCGGCACTCATTCATCTGCACTTGCCGCTGCTTATCATCTGAAAAAGCTCCCATTCAGCAGAAAACCAACAAGAAACGAAATTTTAAGCACCGACTGTTTTAATCAATTAAGTCCGAAGGAAATGGGAAAATTAATCTTTCACGGACTTGATGAAGAAGGCAACCAGGTGTACACGATCGGCAGAGGATCGTCAAAAGCTGTCATTCCAGCCATGCGAGGCGTTCTCGAGCTGTTTGAAAAAAACGGGAAACTTCAGGAGAAAGTCATTTTTTCAAACACGTCTCCGACTGTGCCAATAGCGATGACATTCGGCGGTTTATTTTCGAGGAGGCTGAAAATCGATCCGATCGGGGTTCCTTTGCTGGTGCTTGGAGCGCAGCAGGCATACCAAGACATCATCAAGCTTGTGCAGCAAACAAAAAACCATGCAAAAACGACTTCTTCGATGATCGAGGTACTCGATAACGGCTTTAAAGGATAG
- a CDS encoding VOC family protein translates to MIHHIELYVSDLEASKRFWGWFLGELGYEVFQQWEGGISWKANGAYLVLVQAKEQFIKAGYHRCRVGLNHLAFYAASKEQVDEMTMKLRERGCRILYEDRHPFAGGNGHYALYTEDPDRIKVELAAP, encoded by the coding sequence ATGATCCATCATATTGAACTGTACGTTTCAGATTTGGAAGCGTCGAAGCGCTTTTGGGGCTGGTTTCTCGGGGAGCTCGGCTATGAGGTTTTTCAACAATGGGAAGGCGGCATCAGCTGGAAAGCAAACGGCGCCTATCTCGTGCTTGTGCAGGCGAAAGAGCAGTTTATCAAAGCGGGTTATCACAGGTGCCGCGTCGGCTTAAACCATCTTGCTTTTTACGCGGCATCCAAAGAGCAGGTCGACGAAATGACAATGAAACTGAGAGAGCGGGGATGCCGCATTTTATATGAAGACAGACATCCGTTTGCCGGCGGAAACGGGCATTATGCCTTGTATACCGAAGATCCGGACCGCATCAAAGTTGAACTTGCTGCCCCTTGA
- a CDS encoding YqzH family protein, producing MDEKLIEKMLGQALKQYGRNVATDPLSPGEKEILKLALQERRIEEPNEGLHAHIEDVIYDYVTNQGLFSS from the coding sequence ATGGATGAGAAACTGATTGAAAAAATGCTCGGACAGGCGCTGAAGCAGTACGGACGCAATGTTGCAACCGATCCGCTCAGCCCCGGCGAAAAAGAAATCCTGAAGCTGGCTTTGCAGGAAAGGCGGATCGAGGAGCCGAATGAAGGGCTGCATGCCCATATCGAGGATGTCATCTATGATTATGTCACAAATCAAGGCTTGTTCTCATCATAA
- a CDS encoding ABC transporter permease gives MSIKNIYNIFKKELAFQSYSKLLIILLLPLLFISSGYIYVHYKNTMDSYQQFKKTENEYKELGIDIKQALESPVKVKEGELKSEDGDGEIVENILRFDYENFVLSLHHLEPKQSVTMTLELMGFIIFPLAFTLYAIYISSYDIRFKTMKVKAVSHDWKSVLFAKQCSVYMVMAAAVIAVVCTAYVSSLVFYSLASRDIPVGEFTIPAVSKSNILLQLAVVLAVSFIFSTIGFYLGVLFRSFITPALLYVVYSLLIPALGRFDLKNLLSNLGHAVFSFSGGFKLFTPVKVDMIPVIIILAASVGLLSAVTYYMAHRQSKYVV, from the coding sequence ATGTCTATAAAGAATATTTATAATATTTTCAAGAAAGAGCTTGCATTTCAATCGTATTCTAAATTGCTCATCATTTTATTGCTTCCTCTATTATTCATTTCATCCGGATACATATATGTTCACTATAAAAATACAATGGACAGCTACCAGCAGTTCAAAAAGACTGAAAATGAATATAAAGAACTCGGCATCGATATTAAGCAGGCGCTGGAGTCGCCCGTCAAGGTGAAGGAAGGTGAGCTGAAAAGCGAGGATGGCGACGGAGAGATCGTCGAAAATATTTTAAGGTTCGACTATGAGAATTTCGTCTTGTCCCTCCATCACCTGGAGCCGAAACAGTCAGTCACTATGACGCTTGAGCTGATGGGCTTCATCATTTTTCCCTTGGCTTTCACGCTGTATGCCATCTATATCTCCTCATACGACATCAGATTCAAGACGATGAAAGTGAAAGCGGTCAGCCATGATTGGAAATCCGTTCTGTTTGCCAAACAGTGTTCGGTTTACATGGTGATGGCTGCCGCCGTGATCGCCGTTGTATGTACGGCATATGTGTCAAGCCTCGTCTTTTATTCCCTTGCTTCAAGGGATATACCGGTCGGCGAGTTCACAATACCCGCTGTTTCAAAAAGCAATATCCTGCTTCAGCTCGCTGTCGTTCTGGCGGTCAGCTTCATCTTTTCGACGATCGGATTTTATTTGGGCGTCCTCTTCAGAAGCTTTATTACGCCTGCTTTGCTTTATGTCGTTTACAGCCTGCTGATCCCTGCTTTGGGCAGGTTCGATTTAAAAAACCTGCTGTCTAATCTCGGGCATGCGGTTTTCAGTTTCAGCGGCGGCTTTAAACTGTTTACACCGGTGAAGGTGGACATGATTCCGGTCATCATCATTTTAGCCGCATCCGTCGGCTTGCTGTCTGCGGTCACTTATTACATGGCGCACAGGCAAAGCAAATATGTCGTTTGA
- a CDS encoding MDR family MFS transporter, producing the protein MKQKWQNIHPLSWTIIVGTIFGRMGTAMSIPFLAIYLTQVKGASSGFAGAVIAASSLIGIAASFYGGYLSDRFGRKTIMLVSIFGWTFVFAGFALADHVWTFFIMNALNGLCRALFEPTSRALLSDVSKPETRLFVFNLRYTAINLGVVFGPLLGLYLGSSKTTLPFFIAAFIYFIYAAVLVIQFKHHTVPAAERNKRIKVRDALEVTKTDRVFTITLIGSILCLFGYSHFTSTLAQYMAASPFIEDGTKVFGMMLTLNALAVLAVQYPIVHIAKRFSPILSLIAGNVLISGSLFSLSFFHDLWSIVLIIIVFTIGEVLLFSMMDLLVDRIARPELKGTYFGAMGFTQLGSVVGPWAGGMLLDTFGAEKPFFTFAILSAATICGVPFLVAAYRKLKMDEAKVNLSSKKTMQH; encoded by the coding sequence ATGAAACAAAAATGGCAGAACATCCACCCGCTCAGCTGGACCATTATTGTCGGAACCATTTTCGGACGCATGGGAACAGCCATGAGCATCCCTTTTTTAGCAATTTATTTGACACAAGTGAAAGGCGCCTCTTCCGGCTTTGCGGGAGCTGTCATTGCAGCGAGCTCTCTGATCGGAATTGCGGCAAGCTTTTATGGCGGGTACTTATCAGACAGGTTCGGCCGGAAAACCATCATGCTCGTCTCGATTTTCGGCTGGACGTTCGTGTTCGCCGGTTTTGCACTCGCCGATCATGTCTGGACATTCTTTATCATGAATGCCTTAAACGGATTATGCCGCGCTTTGTTTGAACCGACTTCAAGAGCGCTGCTTTCAGACGTATCCAAACCCGAAACGCGCCTTTTCGTCTTTAATCTCCGCTATACCGCGATCAACCTCGGCGTCGTCTTCGGCCCGCTTTTAGGCCTGTATCTCGGATCTTCCAAAACGACGCTGCCGTTTTTCATTGCGGCTTTCATTTATTTTATTTATGCGGCGGTGCTGGTCATTCAATTTAAACACCACACCGTACCGGCAGCTGAGCGTAATAAGCGTATAAAAGTGCGGGACGCGCTGGAGGTGACAAAAACAGACCGGGTATTTACGATTACGCTAATCGGTTCGATTCTTTGTTTGTTCGGATATTCCCACTTCACATCGACGCTTGCACAATACATGGCGGCCAGCCCGTTCATTGAAGACGGGACGAAAGTGTTCGGCATGATGCTGACGCTGAATGCCTTGGCCGTTCTTGCCGTACAGTACCCGATCGTACATATCGCCAAACGGTTTTCACCGATTTTATCGCTGATTGCAGGAAATGTGCTGATTAGTGGAAGCCTGTTCAGCCTCTCTTTTTTCCATGATCTATGGTCCATTGTCTTGATCATTATCGTGTTTACGATCGGGGAGGTGCTTCTCTTTTCGATGATGGATTTACTGGTCGACCGGATTGCCCGGCCTGAGCTGAAAGGCACTTACTTTGGGGCTATGGGCTTCACCCAGCTTGGAAGCGTGGTCGGCCCTTGGGCGGGGGGAATGCTGCTGGACACCTTTGGAGCGGAAAAACCGTTTTTCACTTTTGCAATCCTGTCTGCTGCCACCATTTGCGGCGTTCCTTTCCTGGTAGCAGCCTACCGGAAACTCAAAATGGATGAAGCAAAAGTCAATTTAAGTTCGAAAAAAACGATGCAGCATTAA
- a CDS encoding MBL fold metallo-hydrolase, with the protein MKDARIIPIALPTPFAVGDVNIYLLRGEALTLVDAGPNTKEAAAVLKSELAEQGLSLSDIDQVVLTHHHADHAGLLNEFPAEVKIIGHPFNEPYISQNPDFIEKQKSFFTYLFQRFGVPGDMKPPGHTIKASYRYSCNRTLTETVSEGGQIEGLDGWRVLETPGHAASHIVLYNEELGSMLGGDLLLKPSSSNPLLEVPQKGGKRPTPLLDYLESLGRLQELPLHMIYPGHGEEITKVNELVAKRLEKQRNRAEEVYRILSEKPHSPYQICRKLFPAVYEKELFLTLSETIGQLDDLESQGRIGVDAADGIDYYYAK; encoded by the coding sequence ATGAAAGACGCAAGAATCATTCCTATTGCACTGCCGACTCCGTTTGCAGTCGGAGACGTCAACATTTATTTGCTCAGAGGCGAGGCGCTCACTCTGGTGGATGCCGGGCCCAACACAAAGGAGGCGGCAGCCGTTTTGAAGAGCGAGCTGGCCGAACAGGGACTGTCATTAAGCGATATCGACCAGGTCGTCCTGACCCACCATCACGCTGATCACGCCGGACTGCTGAACGAATTCCCGGCAGAGGTAAAAATCATTGGCCATCCGTTCAATGAACCGTATATCAGTCAAAATCCCGATTTTATTGAAAAACAAAAGTCCTTTTTTACATACCTGTTTCAACGATTCGGCGTTCCCGGCGATATGAAGCCGCCAGGCCATACCATAAAAGCGTCGTACCGGTATTCATGTAATCGGACATTGACAGAGACCGTTTCAGAAGGTGGGCAAATTGAAGGGCTTGACGGGTGGCGGGTTCTTGAGACGCCCGGACATGCCGCTTCGCATATTGTCCTTTATAATGAAGAACTTGGAAGCATGCTCGGGGGAGACTTGCTGCTAAAGCCGTCTTCTTCAAATCCGCTTCTGGAAGTGCCGCAAAAAGGAGGGAAACGCCCGACTCCGCTGCTGGATTACCTGGAATCTCTCGGCAGGCTGCAGGAGCTTCCGCTTCACATGATTTATCCCGGCCATGGGGAGGAAATCACAAAAGTGAATGAGCTTGTCGCCAAAAGGCTGGAAAAGCAGCGAAACAGAGCCGAAGAGGTGTACCGCATCCTCTCTGAAAAACCGCATTCACCTTATCAGATATGTCGAAAACTGTTCCCTGCAGTCTATGAAAAAGAGCTGTTCTTAACACTGTCAGAAACGATTGGGCAGCTTGACGATCTGGAATCCCAGGGGAGGATCGGAGTTGATGCGGCCGATGGAATCGATTACTATTATGCAAAGTAG
- a CDS encoding M20/M25/M40 family metallo-hydrolase codes for MKWQTVEELKRLLISLVQYESISGTAGEVALAKYMHDVLKDRSYFQKNPEYLKLHPMEDGRYFLTALVKKEKKSNTVLLLSHFDVVDTADYGEFKHMACKVPELMDLLNDKKELLPERVKKDLESGEWLFGRGSMDMKAGLAVQFSMLERAMNGEFDGNLLLITVPDEEVNSQGMLEAVPVLKALEKEFGLHYTACLNCEPMFEKHPGDPKQYVYSGSIGKALAGFFCKGVETHVGEPFAGVNANLMVSEINRLLELNVDYCEEADGEVTPPPANLMQKDLKEAYSVQTPHTAVSLFNVLMMQRSAAELHRMLLDTAREAAANIQTNIERKTAEYQRFEAFTPINPAVSVMTFEELWNKAQEKAGKPEAERILNFAFANRGELGDRDFSTKIVSELASLCKEDAPMIVLFYSPPFYPAVSSKDDPLIRKVMREVKQYAADRHGIEFTEVQYFPGLSDLSYLQLQKQSVDAFTSNMPLFHHGYSLPKGRENALFVPVINIGPAGKDPHKWTERLHVPFSFGKLPDILRLAIHKLL; via the coding sequence GTGAAGTGGCAGACAGTGGAAGAACTGAAACGGCTGCTCATTTCTCTTGTTCAATACGAAAGCATCTCAGGCACGGCCGGAGAAGTGGCGCTTGCGAAATATATGCATGATGTCTTAAAGGACCGTTCGTACTTTCAAAAGAATCCTGAATACTTAAAGCTTCACCCGATGGAGGATGGGCGCTATTTTTTAACCGCCCTCGTCAAAAAGGAAAAGAAATCAAATACGGTGCTCCTCTTGAGCCATTTTGACGTGGTCGATACGGCAGACTACGGAGAATTCAAACATATGGCATGCAAAGTCCCGGAACTCATGGACCTATTAAATGATAAAAAAGAACTTTTGCCTGAACGGGTCAAAAAAGACCTGGAAAGCGGCGAATGGCTGTTCGGTAGGGGAAGCATGGATATGAAAGCGGGTCTTGCTGTTCAATTTTCTATGCTGGAACGGGCGATGAACGGAGAATTTGACGGAAACCTTCTATTAATTACGGTTCCGGACGAAGAAGTCAACTCGCAGGGGATGCTTGAAGCAGTACCTGTACTGAAAGCTTTAGAAAAAGAATTTGGCCTTCATTATACAGCGTGCTTAAACTGTGAGCCGATGTTTGAAAAACATCCGGGTGATCCGAAGCAGTACGTCTATTCAGGCAGCATCGGCAAAGCGCTTGCCGGATTTTTCTGCAAAGGGGTTGAGACGCATGTCGGCGAGCCGTTTGCAGGGGTGAATGCGAATCTAATGGTGTCTGAGATCAACAGGCTGCTCGAATTAAACGTCGACTATTGCGAAGAAGCGGACGGAGAGGTGACGCCTCCCCCGGCCAATCTGATGCAAAAAGATCTGAAGGAGGCCTACTCGGTTCAGACTCCTCACACAGCGGTGTCGCTCTTTAATGTGCTGATGATGCAGCGTTCCGCCGCCGAGCTCCATCGCATGCTGCTCGACACAGCCAGGGAAGCGGCCGCCAATATTCAAACAAATATCGAACGTAAAACGGCCGAATATCAGCGGTTTGAAGCCTTCACGCCAATTAACCCGGCCGTTTCCGTGATGACGTTTGAGGAGCTGTGGAACAAAGCACAGGAAAAAGCCGGGAAGCCCGAGGCGGAACGCATCCTCAACTTTGCATTTGCGAACAGGGGGGAGCTTGGAGACCGCGACTTTTCAACGAAAATCGTCTCTGAATTGGCTTCACTCTGCAAAGAAGATGCTCCGATGATCGTTCTGTTTTACAGTCCGCCGTTTTATCCGGCTGTTTCTTCAAAGGACGATCCTCTGATCCGAAAGGTGATGAGAGAAGTGAAGCAGTATGCGGCCGACAGGCACGGAATTGAATTTACAGAAGTCCAATATTTCCCCGGCCTGTCCGATTTAAGCTACCTGCAGCTGCAAAAACAGTCAGTCGATGCGTTCACATCCAATATGCCGCTTTTTCATCACGGCTATTCACTTCCAAAAGGACGCGAAAACGCACTGTTTGTGCCGGTCATCAATATCGGGCCGGCCGGCAAAGATCCTCACAAATGGACGGAACGTCTCCATGTGCCGTTTTCATTTGGAAAGCTGCCAGATATCCTCCGGCTCGCGATACACAAGCTTCTCTAA
- a CDS encoding SDR family NAD(P)-dependent oxidoreductase: MEQKLKAHKVMITGASGGLGERIAYHAAGEGAEIILAARRRDRLDALKQNIADKTGAKCRIIVLDVSRTDEVEAAFQEAGPVDILVNNAGFGIFESALDASLEDMKAMFEVNVFGLIACTKMALPHMIRQDKGHIINIASQAGKIATPKSSLYAATKHAVLGYSNSLRMELAETGVNVTTVNPGPIQTDFFKTADKKGDYVKSVGRWMLDPDRVAKKIVSAMMTNKREINLPGWMNSVSKLYQLFPSLVERTGRSAFYKK, encoded by the coding sequence ATGGAGCAGAAGTTGAAAGCGCACAAAGTGATGATTACAGGAGCTTCAGGAGGGCTTGGCGAACGGATCGCATATCATGCTGCAGGGGAAGGAGCGGAGATCATTCTGGCTGCGCGCAGAAGAGACCGCCTCGATGCTTTGAAGCAAAACATCGCGGATAAAACCGGCGCAAAGTGCCGTATAATCGTATTGGACGTCAGCCGGACGGATGAAGTTGAAGCGGCGTTTCAAGAGGCCGGTCCGGTTGATATTCTTGTCAATAATGCGGGGTTCGGCATTTTTGAAAGCGCGCTTGACGCTTCCCTTGAAGATATGAAAGCGATGTTTGAGGTCAACGTATTCGGTCTGATCGCCTGCACGAAAATGGCACTCCCGCATATGATCAGGCAAGACAAAGGCCATATTATCAATATCGCTTCACAAGCGGGCAAAATAGCGACGCCCAAGTCAAGCCTTTATGCGGCAACAAAGCATGCGGTGCTCGGATATTCAAACAGCTTGAGAATGGAGCTTGCAGAAACAGGGGTCAACGTGACAACGGTCAATCCTGGACCGATTCAAACAGACTTTTTCAAGACGGCAGATAAAAAAGGCGATTATGTAAAAAGCGTCGGGAGATGGATGCTAGATCCGGATCGGGTTGCTAAGAAAATCGTCTCGGCAATGATGACGAACAAGCGCGAAATCAATCTTCCAGGCTGGATGAACAGCGTCAGCAAACTCTACCAGCTTTTCCCTTCGCTGGTTGAACGAACAGGTCGAAGCGCTTTCTATAAAAAATAA